Proteins co-encoded in one Syngnathoides biaculeatus isolate LvHL_M chromosome 22, ASM1980259v1, whole genome shotgun sequence genomic window:
- the mapk7 gene encoding mitogen-activated protein kinase 7, producing the protein MSSEGHGDGQNCQPVAVAAEGKPAAKDDNQHAVKTISGSAEASTTAQNLALLKKHSLDVKFDVGEEYDIIETIGTGAYGVVSSARRRDNGQQVAIKKISNAFEVVTNAKRTLRELKILKHFKHDNIIAIKDILQPNLPHSAFKSVYVVLDLMESDLHQIIHSAQALTPEHTRYFLYQLLRGLKYVHSANVIHRDLKPSNLLVNENCELKIGDFGMARGLSSQAEESHSFMTEYVATRWYRAPELLLSLNHYTLAIDMWSVGCIFAEMLGRKQLFPGKHYVHQLQLILSVLGTPPKELIGAIRADRVRSYVESLPSQTAVPLAKLYPQAEPRALDLLASMLRFDPRERIGVTQALEHPYLAKYHDPDDEPICVPAFDFEFDKLPISREQIKEEILMEIQDFHRNKRGLRQRLQFRPLVRTNGAAAATQSSHVSLTSLSESTLINSKQNQQASQTSEAESAEQQRPAEVNRAFANQMNACGKDALSLPCLAKSESGPVDVDMPSASSDGGQPETIDLTTPETGHVAEPMRGSEGRETRPGPCQDQNQLPSSVTPLARNVPSLSLSAAQAQSLSHSLSQSLATNQRPTQATSEGPRKEGTISEDTKAALKAALFRNKARGDGGVPAMGAEASSAGGGTSSSLSNPESRRPVTAQERQREREEKRRKRQERAREREKKLKEKERREGRRGDSLGGVLLSDNDKSLLQRWTKMMDSRNDKSHAHQSEGGKNNVNVVLGDNAEGPPNNKPEKEATKFPSHEQLISQVRASQSGFPQPPGKNQQLLFAMSQKKQADVVLAVSSSVDLMAVSGGFVKNNTLKPHDESGGPSPIDCFGNWSGQQLESGPSQHAKSHRTPPQQNFLTAQTQALVTSQTQLLPLEAFLTKGPTTLSTSDANGDIGANNHLNHHLTPSTANARPVDKLCSSVEEKSPPQSVNPLCGVLGVPSHAHHNLGFTDTGQQGPSIAPDIHTVTLQLSKSQVEDVLPPVFSVTPKGSGAGYGVGFDLDDLLTQSLTELQHCDRDSYDSAPLSASLLSDWSEVHRMTPADLESLQQELQLGSPMILSDTIPPDA; encoded by the exons ATGTCATCTGAAGGGCACGGAGATGGTCAAAACTGTCAACCTGTGGCCGTGGCGGCTGAAGGAAAACCAGCCGCAAAAGATGACAATCAGCATGCCGTCAAGACGATAAGCGGCAGCGCTGAGGCCAGCACGACTGCGCAAAACTTGGCTTTGCTGAAAAAGCACTCGCTGGATGTGAAGTTTGATGTGGGCGAGGAGTATGACATCATTGAAACCATCGGCACCGGTGCCTACGGCGTCGTGTCGTCTGCCAGGAGACGGGATAATG GCCAGCAGGTGGCGATAAAGAAGATCTCCAATGCCTTCGAAGTGGTGACGAACGCCAAGCGCACTTTGCGGGAGCTGAAAATTCTCAAGCACTTCAAACACGACAACATCATCGCCATCAAAGACATTCTGCAGCCCAACCTTCCTCACTCTGCCTTCAAGTCTGT GTATGTGGTGCTCGACCTCATGGAGAGCGACCTGCACCAGATCATCCACTCGGCACAAGCGCTCACCCCTGAGCACACTCGCTACTTCCTGTACCAGCTCCTCCGCGGCCTTAAGTACGTGCACTCCGCCAACGTCATCCACCGGGACCTCAAGCCCTCCAACCTGCTGGTGAACGAGAACTGCGAGCTGAAAATCGGAGACTTCGGCATGGCCAGGGGTCTGAGCTCTCAGGCCGAGGAATCGCATTCCTTCATGACCGAGTACGTGGCGACGCGATGGTATCGCGCTCCGGAGCTGCTCCTGTCCTTGAATCACTACACTTTGGCCATTGACATGTGGTCCGTGGGCTGCATCTTTGCCGAAATGTTGGGTCGAAAGCAGCTTTTCCCCGGCAAGCATTACGTCCACCAGCTCCAGCTCATTTTGTCCGTGCTGGGAACCCCTCCCAAGGAGCTCATCGGTGCTATTCGAGCCGACAGGGTGCGCTCGTACGTCGAATCTCTTCCGTCCCAAACTGCCGTGCCCTTAGCCAAACTGTACCCCCAAGCGGAGCCGCGCGCCCTGGACCTGCTCGCGTCCATGCTCCGCTTTGACCCACGCGAGCGAATCGGCGTGACTCAAGCACTGGAACACCCGTACCTGGCCAAGTACCACGATCCAGACGACGAGCCAATCTGCGTGCCGGCCTTCGACTTTGAGTTTGACAAGCTTCCCATAAGCAGGGAGCAAATCAAAGAGGAAATCCTCATGGAGATCCAGGACTTTCACAGAAACAAGCGGGGTTTGCGTCAGAGGCTCCAGTTCAGGCCACTGGTGAGGACAAACGGCGCCGCAGCCGCAACACAAAGCAGTCACGTTTCCTTGACGAGCCTGAGTGAGTCCACGCTCATCAACAGCAAACAGAACCAGCAAGCCTCACAAACGAGCGAGGCAGAGTCCGCGGAGCAACAAAGACCAGCCGAGGTGAACCGGGCGTTCGCAAATCAAATGAACGCGTGCGGTAAAGATGCCCTTAGTTTACCGTGCCTCGCGAAAAGCGAAAGCGGTCCGGTCGACGTGGACATGCCCAGCGCCAGCTCGGACGGCGGCCAGCCGGAGACCATCGATTTGACGACGCCCGAGACCGGTCACGTCGCGGAACCCATGCGAGGCAGCGAGGGGCGGGAAACAAGGCCTGGGCCCTGCCAAGACCAGAATCAGCTTCCTTCCTCCGTGACACCTTTAGCCCGAAACGTGCCTTCGCTTTCGCTCTCAGCTGCCCAAGCTCAGTCGCTATCTCACAGCCTCTCACAGTCGCTGGCCACAAACCAAAGGCCCACCCAAGCTACATCAGAAGGGCCCAGGAAAGAAGGGACCATATCAGAAGACACCAAAGCAGCTCTGAAAGCAGCTTTATTCCGAAATAAAGCCAGgggtg ATGGAGGTGTTCCTGCAATGGGCGCAGAGGCGTCCAGCGCAGGAGGAGGAACGTCGTCGTCTCTTTCCAATCCTGAGTCGCGCCGGCCTGTCACAGCGCAGGAGCGCCAGCGAGAGCGCGAGGAGAAGCggaggaagaggcaggaacGGGCCAGGGAGCGCGAGAAGAAACTGAAGGAGAAGGAGCGACGAGAGGGGAGGCGCGGGGACTCGCTGGGCGGGGTCCTCCTGAGTGACAACGACAAGAGCCTCTTGCAGCGCTGGACCAAGATGATGGACAGCCGCAATGACAAATCTCACGCGCATCAGAGCGAAGGAGGAAAGAATAATGTGAATGTTGTTTTGGGGGACAACGCTGAAGGACCACCTAACAACAAACCCGAAAAGGAAGCGACAAAGTTTCCGTCTCACGAGCAGCTAATCTCTCAAGTCCGAGCCAGTCAGTCTGGTTTTCCGCAGCCCCCCGGCAAAAACCAGCAATTACTCTTTGCAATGAGCCAGAAGAAACAAGCAGATGTTGTCCTTGCTGTAAGCAGCTCCGTGGACCTGATGGCAGTCTCTGGTGGCTTTGTTAAGAACAACACGCTCAAACCTCACGACGAGAGCGGCGGCCCGAGCCCCATCGACTGCTTCGGTAATTGGAGCGGACAGCAATTAGAGAGCGGGCCGTCACAACACGCAAAATCGCACAGGACACCGCCACAGCAGAACTTTCTCACAGCGCAAACTCAAGCCTTGGTCACCTCTCAGACGCAGCTGCTTCCATTGGAGGCTTTTTTGACCAAAGGCCCGACCACATTAAGCACCAGCGACGCCAACGGGGATATCGGCGCCAACAATCACCTCAACCACCACCTCACGCCTTCGACCGCTAACGCCAGGCCTGTGGACAAGCTGTGTTCCTCCGTCGAGGAAAAATCACCGCCACAGTCCGTAAACCCCCTGTGCGGGGTCTTAGGGGTCCCCTCGCATGCTCATCACAATTTGGGCTTCACAGATACTGGACAGCAAGGCCCCTCTATCGCCCCCGACATCCACACAGTAACACTGCAGCTCTCCAAGTCACAG GTCGAGGACGTGTTGCCCCCGGTGTTTTCGGTCACCCCTAAAGGCAGCGGGGCAGGCTACGGCGTGGGCTTCGACCTGGACGATCTCCTCACCCAGTCGCTCACGGAGCTGCAACACTGTGACCGAGACAG TTACGACTCGGCCCCCCTTTCGGCCTCGCTCTTATCCGATTGGAGCGAGGTTCACCGGATGACGCCGGCTGACCTGGAATCACTCCAGCAGGAGCTCCAGCTCGGCTCTCCCATGATCCTCTCTGATACCATCCCACCTGACGCCTGA
- the vkorc1 gene encoding vitamin K epoxide reductase complex subunit 1, producing the protein MAKGAAGLPKWERTARVFLCVFGLILSVYALHVELSREHDPDYRAMCDLAESVSCSKVFTSRWGRGFGLVQFFVAQDSPLNQPNSVLGIVFYTLQFGLGLSLSKNAARFLVAASWVSMAGSVYLASILAFVLGDFCMVCVSTYVVNFGLLCTNLKRRSAIEAMKEKAG; encoded by the exons ATGGCAAAAGGAGCAGCAGGCTTACCCAAGTGGGAGAGGACCGCGCGCGTCTTTTTGTGCGTTTTCGGGTTGATTTTGTCCGTGTACGCGCTTCACGTCGAACTGTCCCGGGAGCACGACCCCGACTACAGAGCGATGTGCGACCTGGCGGAGTCTGTCAGCTGCTCCAAAGTGTTCACATCCAG gtggGGACGTGGTTTTGGATTGGTCCAGTTCTTCGTTGCCCAAGATAGCCCGTTGAACCAGCCCAACAGTGTCCTTGGAATCGTATTTTACACTCTCCAGTTCGGCCTGG GTCTTTCCCTGTCCAAAAACGCGGCCCGGTTCTTGGTGGCGGCGTCCTGGGTGTCGATGGCCGGCTCCGTCTACCTGGCCTCCATTCTGGCCTTCGTGCTGGGGGACTTCTGCATGGTCTGCGTGTCGACGTACGTCGTCAACTTCGGTCTGCTCTGCACCAACCTCAAGCGACGGAGCGCCATCGAGGCGATGAAGGAGAAGGCGGGATAA